The following are encoded in a window of Chryseobacterium sp. genomic DNA:
- the pckA gene encoding phosphoenolpyruvate carboxykinase (ATP), with translation MKHIKIIQQLNDLGITGYQEVVYNPSYEELFQAENSAKNEGFEKGILTESGAMSVKTGIFTGRSPKDRYIVLDDETRDTIYWDGKVNLPTSPEIFASCKSLVMDQLSKSEKIYVVDAFCGTNPDTRLKVRFIMEVAWQAHFVTNMFIRPSNHELENFGAPDFMVINGSKTTNPNWQEQGLNSENFVMFNLTEKMQIIGGTWYGGEMKKGMFAMMNYYLPLKGMASMHCSANVGEEGDVALFFGLSGTGKTTLSADPKRYLIGDDEHGWDNNGVFNYEGGCYAKVIDLSEEKEPDIFRAIKRDALLENVVVDENGKIDYTDGSITENTRVSYPIYHINKIVLPSKAGHASKIVYLSADAFGVLPPVSVLTEDQAQYHFLCGYTSKLAGTERGITAPEPSFSPAFGEAFLTLHPTMYSKTLIGKMKEHGAKAYLVNTGWNGTGKRISLKDTRAIIDAIIDGSIDRAEKVTIPIMNLEVPTALPNVSEGILDPRDTYENPSEWETKAKDLAARYIKNFEQYCDSDEAKKLIPSGPQL, from the coding sequence ATGAAACACATCAAAATTATTCAGCAGCTGAATGATCTGGGTATAACAGGTTATCAGGAAGTGGTGTACAATCCGTCTTATGAAGAACTTTTCCAGGCTGAGAACTCAGCAAAGAACGAAGGATTTGAGAAAGGCATCCTGACTGAGTCGGGCGCAATGTCCGTAAAGACCGGAATCTTCACAGGCCGTTCTCCGAAGGACCGTTATATTGTCCTGGACGACGAAACGCGTGACACTATTTATTGGGACGGCAAAGTAAACCTGCCTACATCCCCGGAAATATTCGCAAGCTGCAAATCTTTGGTTATGGACCAGCTGTCCAAATCCGAGAAGATTTATGTTGTTGATGCGTTTTGTGGCACCAACCCCGATACTCGTCTTAAGGTGAGATTCATTATGGAAGTGGCCTGGCAGGCACACTTTGTAACCAATATGTTTATCCGCCCTTCCAACCATGAGCTTGAAAACTTTGGTGCACCGGATTTTATGGTGATCAACGGTTCCAAAACTACTAATCCTAACTGGCAGGAGCAGGGATTGAACTCCGAGAATTTCGTGATGTTCAATCTTACAGAAAAGATGCAGATCATTGGCGGTACCTGGTATGGCGGCGAAATGAAGAAAGGAATGTTCGCTATGATGAATTATTACCTGCCGCTTAAAGGAATGGCTTCAATGCACTGTTCTGCAAATGTTGGTGAAGAAGGCGATGTGGCCCTTTTCTTCGGACTTTCAGGTACCGGAAAAACTACACTTTCTGCAGATCCAAAAAGATACCTGATTGGTGACGATGAGCACGGTTGGGACAATAACGGTGTCTTTAACTATGAAGGCGGTTGCTATGCCAAGGTAATTGATCTTTCTGAAGAAAAAGAACCCGATATTTTCAGAGCCATCAAGAGAGATGCACTTCTGGAAAATGTTGTTGTAGACGAAAATGGTAAGATTGATTACACAGACGGATCTATTACGGAGAATACGCGTGTTTCCTACCCGATATATCATATTAACAAAATTGTCCTTCCTTCCAAGGCCGGTCATGCAAGTAAGATCGTTTATCTTTCTGCTGACGCGTTTGGTGTATTGCCACCGGTTTCTGTACTTACTGAAGACCAGGCTCAGTATCACTTCCTTTGCGGCTATACCTCAAAACTTGCTGGCACCGAAAGAGGAATTACTGCACCTGAACCTTCTTTTTCACCAGCGTTTGGTGAGGCTTTCCTTACCCTGCACCCTACAATGTACTCCAAAACACTTATTGGAAAGATGAAGGAGCATGGAGCTAAAGCATATCTTGTAAATACAGGCTGGAACGGTACCGGAAAAAGAATTTCCCTGAAAGATACACGTGCGATAATTGATGCAATTATCGACGGCTCAATAGACCGTGCAGAAAAGGTGACTATTCCGATTATGAACCTGGAGGTTCCGACAGCATTACCTAATGTATCTGAAGGAATCCTTGATCCGCGTGATACTTATGAAAATCCTTCAGAATGGGAAACTAAGGCCAAAGACCTTGCTGCCAGATATATCAAGAATTTTGAGCAGTATTGTGACTCCGATGAAGCGAAGAAATTAATACCTTCAGGACCTCAACTTTAA
- the aroQ gene encoding type II 3-dehydroquinate dehydratase, protein MNILIVNGPNLNLLGTREPEIYGHTTMEEVLKSLKAEFSTHHIDFYQSNVEGDLINRLQEANYDALIINPGAYTHYSYALADCLKNISAAKVEVHISNIYKREEFRQKSVTAAHTDGVITGFGIKGYRLAILSLNN, encoded by the coding sequence ATGAATATACTGATTGTAAACGGTCCTAACCTGAATTTGCTGGGCACAAGGGAACCGGAGATTTATGGCCACACGACTATGGAGGAAGTACTAAAATCGCTCAAGGCTGAGTTCAGTACACATCATATTGATTTCTACCAATCCAATGTGGAAGGCGATCTGATCAACCGTTTACAGGAGGCCAACTATGATGCGCTTATAATCAATCCCGGCGCTTATACACACTATTCCTACGCGCTGGCAGACTGCCTGAAAAACATCTCAGCGGCAAAGGTGGAGGTTCATATATCCAACATTTACAAACGCGAGGAATTCCGCCAAAAATCCGTAACCGCAGCGCATACAGACGGTGTGATCACTGGCTTCGGAATAAAAGGCTACAGGCTGGCTATTTTAAGCCTAAATAATTAA
- a CDS encoding DUF3853 family protein — protein MENITPQTPLCNLTVKEFLEISKNLNSENMYEYGLKGLAKILGCSISKASKIKSSGILDEAIIQKGNIIIIDKKKAIELFASS, from the coding sequence ATGGAAAACATAACCCCACAAACACCTCTTTGCAATCTGACCGTAAAAGAATTTTTAGAGATATCTAAAAATTTAAATTCTGAAAATATGTATGAATACGGTTTAAAAGGTTTGGCAAAAATTCTGGGCTGTTCCATTTCAAAAGCATCCAAGATTAAATCTTCAGGAATTTTGGATGAAGCCATCATTCAGAAAGGAAACATCATCATCATCGACAAGAAAAAGGCTATAGAACTTTTTGCAAGCAGTTAG
- a CDS encoding LysM peptidoglycan-binding domain-containing protein: MKKIFIMSVFLLFSSVSAQQKMHTVAKGDNAYNIARKYGISLDEFYKLNPAAKSGNLKIGDKVTVKNGSAASASSAVSYITVQSGQTLYGLLRQYKISEAELRKLNPGLESNLKIGDRIALPASNVSRYADSNTSGTSEKAKPSAPVSASANTYTSSGISSDNFVTYTVQSGDTTFGIVNKFSVSLDDLIRLNPDLAKGLRSGMVLKVKPADKAYVKKSGDELNVVVMLPFGYESGDSKYRTMSLDFLSGAKLAIERNARRGQKLNVKIVDAGSEATFKNSLTQINRDNTDLIVGPLFKSSILEVLDYVKDSKIPIVAPFANSDDLYGFSNLIIVETNEQTYADRIIQEVKTAHTDQRIFIVADGDRTHANYIRTGLIKALKNPNIQLVNSPSEITADTNMMTGQSVPVIAVLASNDDSTGQAFAEKMIAMSGEVQGMKAFSMFYVPAFEKKADELGKASLVYVMDRTINTEGSFEKEILSEFNRKYCKTPGKYAIIGFDVMNDMLSRENSRGEIFSQMGKTQTQLATKFEFERIHRNGAYVNTGYRVVRLVP, translated from the coding sequence ATGAAGAAAATATTCATAATGTCCGTCTTCCTGCTGTTCAGCAGTGTTTCGGCGCAACAGAAAATGCATACTGTGGCCAAAGGCGACAATGCCTACAACATTGCCCGCAAATACGGCATTTCACTTGACGAGTTTTATAAACTTAATCCTGCGGCCAAAAGTGGTAACCTCAAAATCGGAGATAAAGTTACTGTTAAAAACGGTTCTGCTGCCTCTGCCTCCTCAGCGGTTAGTTACATTACCGTCCAGTCCGGACAAACACTGTACGGTCTGCTCAGACAGTATAAAATCAGTGAAGCTGAACTCCGAAAGCTGAATCCGGGTCTGGAATCCAACCTTAAGATTGGCGACCGTATTGCTTTGCCTGCTTCTAACGTCAGCCGCTACGCAGACAGCAATACTTCGGGTACTTCTGAAAAAGCAAAACCATCTGCGCCCGTATCTGCATCTGCCAACACCTACACTTCCAGCGGAATATCTTCTGACAATTTTGTTACCTATACTGTGCAGTCCGGCGATACAACTTTTGGCATCGTTAATAAATTTTCGGTAAGTCTGGATGATCTGATAAGGCTGAACCCGGATCTTGCGAAGGGCCTTAGAAGCGGAATGGTTTTGAAGGTGAAGCCGGCTGATAAAGCGTATGTTAAAAAGTCCGGCGATGAACTTAATGTTGTGGTCATGCTTCCTTTCGGTTATGAGTCCGGCGACAGCAAGTATAGAACTATGTCCCTGGATTTCCTTTCGGGAGCCAAGCTCGCTATAGAAAGAAATGCACGCCGCGGGCAGAAACTGAATGTCAAAATTGTAGATGCGGGAAGTGAGGCCACCTTTAAGAACTCACTAACTCAAATTAACAGAGATAATACCGATCTGATCGTAGGTCCACTTTTCAAATCCAGTATACTTGAAGTGCTGGACTATGTGAAGGACAGCAAAATCCCGATTGTTGCACCTTTTGCCAATTCAGATGACCTTTATGGATTCAGTAATCTTATTATTGTTGAAACTAACGAGCAGACTTATGCGGACCGCATCATCCAGGAAGTAAAAACTGCCCACACTGACCAGAGAATTTTTATAGTTGCAGATGGTGACCGTACCCACGCAAATTATATCCGAACCGGACTTATAAAGGCACTTAAGAATCCAAATATACAGTTGGTGAACTCACCGTCAGAGATTACGGCAGATACGAATATGATGACAGGACAATCAGTGCCCGTGATCGCGGTTCTGGCCAGCAATGATGACAGTACAGGGCAGGCGTTTGCCGAAAAGATGATCGCAATGTCCGGTGAGGTGCAGGGAATGAAAGCATTCAGTATGTTTTACGTACCTGCATTTGAAAAGAAGGCCGACGAGCTTGGTAAGGCTAGTTTAGTGTACGTAATGGACAGAACCATTAATACAGAAGGTTCTTTTGAAAAAGAGATTCTGTCTGAATTCAACAGAAAATATTGCAAAACCCCCGGTAAGTACGCAATTATCGGTTTTGATGTGATGAATGATATGTTAAGCCGCGAAAACAGCCGCGGTGAGATCTTCAGTCAGATGGGTAAGACCCAGACTCAGTTGGCAACCAAATTTGAATTTGAACGTATACATAGAAACGGTGCTTACGTTAATACAGGTTACCGTGTAGTCCGTTTGGTACCCTGA
- a CDS encoding GYDIA family GHMP kinase — protein sequence MMGRIFSPGKLLLTSEYFVLDGALALAVPTTPGQEFFFEEKENGRSEVFWEALHQGHPWLQVKLDYKTWTILDTNLPQPAEFVLRLLQYIQQYSPTKFQGSDTYYLKTNLQFPADYGLGSSSTLINNIAEWSACDAYALNEILLHGSGYDIAVAREKNAVLFQNSPELMVEVVNYSPPFKDDLIFVHINRKQDSRAGIKLYRSKEKSAELINRFSALTQEIYECTALHDFLELLELHENLVSEFLGIPKVKDQLFTEYPGTIKSLGAWGGDFVMASRVKDYRSWFASRGYTRVFEWDELISAKP from the coding sequence ATGATGGGCAGAATATTTTCGCCGGGAAAATTATTGCTGACTTCAGAATACTTTGTCCTGGACGGTGCTCTTGCTCTGGCTGTTCCTACAACGCCGGGTCAGGAGTTTTTTTTTGAAGAAAAGGAAAACGGCCGAAGCGAAGTCTTTTGGGAGGCATTACATCAGGGCCACCCTTGGCTGCAGGTGAAGCTGGATTATAAAACCTGGACCATTCTGGATACCAATTTACCGCAACCGGCAGAATTTGTGCTTCGTCTGTTGCAGTATATCCAGCAATATTCACCTACAAAATTTCAAGGTTCTGACACCTATTACCTCAAAACCAACCTGCAGTTTCCGGCAGATTATGGTTTAGGCAGCAGTTCTACGTTGATAAATAATATAGCTGAGTGGTCGGCCTGTGATGCCTATGCTCTAAATGAGATACTCTTGCATGGCAGTGGCTATGATATTGCAGTTGCGCGGGAGAAGAATGCAGTACTGTTCCAGAACTCTCCGGAACTGATGGTGGAAGTGGTGAACTATTCGCCGCCATTTAAAGATGACTTAATTTTTGTGCACATTAACCGCAAACAGGACAGCCGTGCGGGAATTAAGCTTTACCGTAGTAAGGAAAAGTCTGCGGAACTGATCAACCGGTTTTCCGCGTTGACTCAGGAAATTTATGAATGTACTGCGTTGCATGATTTTCTGGAATTATTGGAACTTCATGAAAATTTGGTTTCAGAATTCCTGGGAATACCGAAGGTTAAAGATCAATTGTTCACCGAGTACCCCGGAACCATCAAAAGTCTGGGCGCCTGGGGCGGCGATTTTGTAATGGCCTCCAGGGTTAAAGACTATCGTTCCTGGTTTGCGTCGCGTGGCTATACACGGGTTTTTGAGTGGGATGAATTGATTTCAGCCAAACCGTAA
- a CDS encoding site-specific integrase yields MNIKYHAQFLLDREKDNPTAKLRYRIKWDGNIVAFNLGYRVEIQKWSKETQRCKANTTHGDKKIFASIINRKIQEFESACQRTFQKFEVDVMSPCSKQFRESFNCEVGRTSKTEIVEEKSFFDVFDLFTQEESRNSYWKDKTLMKMNTLKNKLTEFNPNLKFDNLDEEGYNKFQHFLESKNHKNSTILKEFKSLKWFLKWAKRKGYQTNSYFELFQPKLKNIPKKVIFLSQDELKRFREYVIPENKKHLEKIRDVFLFQCFTGLRYSDVFNLRKSDVKEKHIEINSIKTSDNLTIDLNAHSREILLKYKDEDFVQNRALPVISNQKMNDYLKELAELVEIDEPITQTYYMGKKRIDEVLPKYSLLGTHCGRRTFICNALSLGIPPQVVMKWTGHSDYSAMKPYIDIADEIKATAMEKFDLII; encoded by the coding sequence ATGAATATAAAGTATCACGCTCAATTTCTTCTTGACAGGGAAAAAGACAATCCTACTGCAAAACTGCGATATCGCATTAAGTGGGATGGCAATATTGTGGCTTTCAATTTGGGATATAGAGTAGAAATACAAAAATGGAGCAAGGAAACACAACGCTGTAAGGCCAATACAACTCACGGCGATAAGAAAATTTTCGCAAGCATTATCAACAGGAAAATTCAAGAATTTGAATCGGCTTGTCAAAGAACTTTTCAAAAATTTGAAGTTGATGTAATGTCTCCATGCTCAAAACAATTCCGTGAATCTTTTAATTGCGAAGTTGGGAGAACTTCGAAAACTGAAATTGTAGAAGAAAAGTCTTTTTTTGATGTTTTTGACCTATTTACTCAAGAAGAATCAAGAAACTCATATTGGAAAGATAAAACCTTGATGAAGATGAATACGCTAAAAAACAAGTTAACAGAATTTAATCCCAATTTAAAATTTGACAACTTGGATGAGGAGGGCTATAACAAGTTCCAACATTTTTTGGAATCAAAAAATCATAAAAACTCTACTATTCTGAAAGAGTTTAAGTCTTTAAAGTGGTTTTTAAAATGGGCAAAAAGAAAAGGATATCAAACAAATTCCTATTTCGAACTATTTCAACCAAAACTAAAGAACATTCCGAAAAAAGTTATTTTTCTTTCACAGGATGAATTGAAGAGATTTCGTGAATATGTAATTCCCGAAAACAAAAAACATCTTGAAAAAATTCGGGACGTTTTCTTATTTCAATGCTTTACCGGTCTGCGATATTCTGATGTTTTTAATTTACGGAAATCGGACGTCAAAGAAAAACACATTGAAATAAATTCTATAAAAACATCTGATAATCTCACAATCGACCTTAATGCGCATAGTCGTGAAATTTTGTTAAAATACAAAGATGAAGATTTTGTGCAAAATAGAGCTTTACCCGTTATTAGCAATCAAAAAATGAATGACTACCTAAAGGAGTTGGCAGAGTTAGTAGAAATTGATGAACCTATTACGCAGACTTATTATATGGGAAAAAAAAGAATTGACGAAGTGTTACCGAAATATTCTTTACTTGGAACTCACTGCGGTAGAAGAACATTTATTTGCAATGCATTATCACTTGGGATTCCTCCGCAAGTAGTAATGAAGTGGACTGGACATAGTGATTACAGCGCCATGAAACCCTATATAGATATTGCTGATGAAATAAAAGCAACCGCAATGGAGAAATTTGATTTAATAATTTAA
- a CDS encoding Eco57I restriction-modification methylase domain-containing protein has translation MENTVFYKNEQDGSYDFDFHPDILNKIKRISPDAVYVFNNQPLLLFFDLTNSDDLNKESEIHKKVWSFDNSPIVFILKDKDISIYNALNYIKNKDGRGGYLQEVEISDEERDEKFSFWSLQSGETWAWFQDEYLSKKNENQTRVNQRLFQNIKDVRNYLTDKTKSNFLDEKSANSLILRLIFIRYLIDRGIKIDEAYISGESLNEKRKNFILLISEPEKLNQLFERLNDNFNGVLFKETDIKLNQIQANYLADVFKGELEQQGSLFEGSFFEIFDFSIIPVEVISGIYESLIDDETKDLDSAVYTPSFLVDYILSDTVDKYLNQNNVSECKIFEVAVGSGIFLVQSLRRMIEKEIELNGDSNKNEFSNKIREIAKNNLFGIDINEEALKVTCFSIYIALLDYQQPKDIDKYPFPNLLGTNLFKANFFDKSHDFNKVIKNNPPKFILGNPPWKSKKEDVVHVKWLKDNKKTVGRFEIAQSFLLRAKDFMSDETQSALIVTSTIFYNVSQKTKGFKKDFLTTFCVEKFFDLSPVRRLIFEKKNSPASIVYFRLSKDNDCQKNIINHQSVKFNRFIKYFKMLVIERFDQKALPQKYFLENDWMFKVALYGSYLDFNFLKVLPQKNIGSIINNNTIYKGAGIERGKDPNFFPELIGMKILENSQIEQGYTNTKNYKSLNKEDVYLSRGRDKNIFLGNKVLFKEQALNESEPLISFSSEDFVFRKGVFSISSKTENIILLLYSLLKSDLSQYFLFLISGAWGVATRPAIRFDEELLRMPLLDFDKSVLEKLVNNAKSIIEYYATFYDKFNLGKPSVNHFLLQKNNQIINDSYGVKDYEKDLIDYALNVSRYQFQQSKQHLVTNFNDSDHRNQKQVLEKYADVYIKEFEEIYYDEFVKVEIFTMRHFIAMNFIITDKKPKEKISYPKNTDEKDVLEKLANNLTIERITDTSDPSKNLYIQKDIKGFESDSFYIIKPNEYKCWHRAMAWYDVAEFKQAIQEAELKRLNNISAND, from the coding sequence TTGGAAAATACTGTTTTTTATAAAAATGAACAGGATGGCTCTTATGATTTTGATTTTCATCCGGATATCCTAAATAAAATTAAAAGAATTTCTCCCGATGCAGTCTATGTATTCAATAACCAACCTTTATTACTGTTTTTTGATTTAACCAATTCTGATGATTTAAATAAAGAATCTGAGATACATAAAAAAGTTTGGTCTTTTGATAATTCCCCAATCGTTTTTATATTAAAAGACAAAGATATTTCTATCTATAATGCTTTAAATTATATCAAAAATAAAGATGGTAGAGGCGGTTATCTCCAAGAGGTTGAAATATCTGATGAAGAAAGAGACGAGAAATTTTCTTTTTGGAGTTTGCAGTCGGGGGAAACTTGGGCTTGGTTTCAAGATGAATACTTGTCTAAAAAAAACGAAAACCAAACACGGGTTAATCAGAGACTATTTCAAAACATTAAAGATGTACGAAATTATTTAACTGATAAAACAAAATCAAATTTTCTTGATGAGAAATCTGCCAATTCTTTGATTCTAAGATTAATTTTTATTCGATATTTAATTGATAGAGGTATCAAGATTGATGAGGCGTATATTTCAGGCGAATCACTTAATGAAAAAAGAAAAAACTTTATTCTTTTAATTTCAGAACCTGAAAAACTCAATCAATTATTTGAAAGACTTAATGATAATTTCAATGGTGTTCTTTTCAAAGAGACAGATATAAAGTTAAATCAAATTCAAGCAAATTATTTAGCTGATGTTTTTAAAGGAGAGCTTGAGCAACAAGGCTCTTTATTTGAAGGCTCTTTCTTTGAGATTTTTGATTTTTCAATTATTCCTGTTGAAGTAATATCGGGTATTTATGAATCTTTGATTGATGATGAGACTAAAGATTTAGATTCAGCAGTTTATACTCCGTCTTTTTTAGTTGATTATATTTTATCAGATACTGTTGATAAATATCTGAATCAAAATAATGTTTCAGAATGTAAAATTTTTGAGGTTGCAGTTGGCTCGGGAATATTCTTAGTTCAATCTTTGAGAAGAATGATTGAAAAAGAAATTGAACTTAATGGAGATTCAAATAAAAATGAATTTAGTAACAAAATTAGAGAAATTGCTAAAAATAATCTGTTTGGAATTGATATAAATGAAGAGGCTCTAAAAGTTACTTGTTTCTCAATTTATATAGCATTATTGGATTATCAACAGCCAAAAGACATTGATAAGTATCCATTCCCTAATCTTTTAGGGACTAATCTTTTCAAAGCTAATTTCTTTGATAAGTCACATGATTTTAATAAAGTAATAAAAAATAATCCACCAAAATTTATATTGGGGAATCCACCATGGAAAAGCAAAAAAGAAGATGTAGTTCATGTTAAATGGTTAAAGGACAATAAAAAAACAGTTGGCAGATTTGAAATTGCTCAGTCATTTCTTTTGAGAGCTAAAGATTTTATGAGTGATGAAACACAATCGGCACTCATTGTTACTAGTACAATTTTCTATAATGTTTCACAAAAAACTAAAGGATTTAAAAAGGATTTCTTAACTACATTTTGTGTAGAAAAGTTTTTTGATTTATCCCCAGTAAGAAGATTAATTTTTGAGAAGAAAAATAGTCCTGCTAGTATCGTTTATTTTAGACTATCAAAAGATAATGATTGCCAAAAGAATATAATTAATCATCAATCAGTTAAATTTAATCGTTTTATCAAATATTTCAAAATGTTAGTTATTGAAAGGTTTGATCAAAAAGCGTTACCACAGAAATATTTTTTAGAAAATGATTGGATGTTTAAGGTTGCCTTATATGGAAGTTATTTGGATTTTAATTTCTTGAAAGTATTACCTCAAAAAAATATTGGGTCAATTATCAATAATAACACTATCTATAAAGGGGCTGGTATAGAAAGAGGGAAAGATCCGAATTTTTTTCCAGAATTAATTGGAATGAAAATTTTAGAAAACTCTCAGATTGAACAGGGCTACACTAATACCAAAAATTACAAATCTCTAAATAAAGAAGACGTTTATTTGTCGAGGGGGAGAGATAAAAATATTTTTTTGGGCAATAAAGTTTTATTTAAAGAACAGGCTCTTAATGAATCAGAACCACTAATTTCTTTTTCAAGTGAGGATTTTGTTTTTAGAAAAGGGGTGTTTTCTATCTCTTCAAAAACTGAAAATATTATATTATTATTATATTCTTTACTTAAATCTGATTTAAGTCAATACTTTCTTTTTCTAATTTCTGGTGCCTGGGGAGTAGCAACTAGACCCGCTATAAGATTTGATGAAGAATTACTAAGGATGCCATTGCTTGATTTTGATAAATCAGTATTAGAAAAATTGGTTAATAATGCTAAATCAATTATTGAATATTATGCCACTTTTTATGACAAATTTAATCTTGGAAAGCCTTCTGTAAATCATTTTTTGCTCCAAAAAAATAATCAAATAATTAATGACTCTTATGGTGTCAAAGACTACGAGAAGGATTTAATTGATTATGCTTTAAATGTCTCTCGTTATCAGTTTCAACAAAGCAAACAGCATCTTGTTACTAATTTTAATGATTCTGACCACCGTAACCAAAAACAAGTTTTAGAGAAATATGCCGATGTTTACATAAAAGAATTTGAGGAAATATATTATGATGAGTTTGTAAAAGTTGAGATTTTTACAATGAGACATTTCATTGCAATGAATTTCATTATTACAGACAAAAAGCCAAAAGAAAAAATATCATATCCTAAAAATACTGATGAAAAAGATGTTTTGGAGAAACTGGCAAATAATTTGACTATTGAAAGAATAACAGATACCAGCGACCCATCAAAAAATCTATATATTCAAAAGGATATAAAAGGATTTGAAAGTGATTCTTTTTATATTATAAAGCCAAATGAATATAAATGTTGGCATCGTGCAATGGCATGGTATGATGTTGCAGAATTTAAGCAGGCTATTCAAGAAGCAGAATTAAAACGTCTTAATAACATTTCTGCCAATGATTAG
- a CDS encoding DUF3853 family protein produces the protein MEDYNRPIWQLTIGEFVEILDARKQESSENPTQEKVFNEKYVYGLSGLARILGCSKNHAGKLKSKGIFDEAIIQNGRKIIIDSEKALELFKDNS, from the coding sequence ATGGAAGATTATAATAGACCAATTTGGCAATTGACCATAGGTGAATTTGTGGAAATTTTAGATGCCAGAAAACAAGAATCATCAGAAAACCCCACACAAGAAAAGGTATTTAATGAAAAGTATGTTTACGGTCTTTCTGGATTAGCAAGAATATTGGGATGCTCTAAAAATCATGCAGGAAAATTGAAAAGTAAGGGAATTTTTGATGAAGCCATCATTCAAAATGGGAGAAAAATTATCATTGATTCGGAAAAAGCATTAGAACTTTTTAAAGATAACAGCTGA
- the fabD gene encoding ACP S-malonyltransferase, translating to MKALVFPGQGSQFVGMGKELYDSRKDIKDLMESANDVLGFDILSLMFSGAEEDLKKTEITQPAIFIHSLAALKATDALGTEMVAGHSLGEFSALVANGVLSFQDGLKLVHERARAMQEACDAHPSSMAAILGLEDSKVEEICASVNGVVVPANYNCPGQLVISGETEAVEEACVRMKEAGAKRALLLPVNGAFHSPLMQSAQDRLAMAISNTKFRNSTIPVYQNITTTAVSDPEEIKNNLIAQLTGPVKWTQSVQNMIKDGATKFVEVGPGKTLQGLIKKINSEVVIS from the coding sequence ATGAAAGCACTTGTATTTCCTGGGCAAGGTTCACAGTTTGTTGGAATGGGAAAAGAACTATACGATTCCCGCAAAGACATCAAAGACCTGATGGAATCTGCCAATGATGTCCTTGGATTTGATATATTGTCGCTGATGTTCAGCGGTGCTGAGGAAGATCTTAAAAAGACAGAAATAACCCAACCTGCCATTTTTATCCATTCTTTGGCTGCACTGAAAGCTACTGATGCATTGGGCACCGAAATGGTTGCAGGGCATTCACTGGGTGAATTTTCCGCGCTGGTGGCAAACGGAGTGCTCTCTTTTCAGGATGGTTTGAAACTGGTGCATGAGCGTGCCAGGGCCATGCAGGAAGCCTGTGATGCTCATCCAAGTTCAATGGCTGCTATCCTGGGGCTGGAAGACAGTAAAGTGGAGGAAATTTGCGCCTCTGTAAATGGAGTGGTCGTTCCTGCTAATTATAACTGTCCGGGTCAGCTGGTAATCTCCGGCGAAACTGAAGCGGTTGAAGAGGCCTGTGTACGGATGAAAGAAGCCGGTGCGAAACGGGCGCTTTTGCTTCCCGTGAACGGAGCCTTCCATTCACCTCTGATGCAGTCTGCTCAGGATCGTCTGGCGATGGCTATTTCAAATACAAAATTCAGAAATTCTACAATTCCCGTATATCAGAACATAACGACTACTGCCGTATCTGATCCTGAAGAAATCAAGAATAACCTGATTGCCCAACTCACTGGACCTGTGAAATGGACCCAAAGTGTTCAGAATATGATTAAGGATGGTGCTACAAAGTTCGTTGAAGTCGGACCGGGTAAAACTTTACAGGGTCTTATTAAAAAGATAAACTCCGAAGTCGTAATTTCATAA